From Halorientalis litorea:
GGCCACGTCGATGTCCAGCGCGGACAGGTACAACCCGAGACCGCCGAGCAGGACGGCGAGCGCGACGACTATCGCCGTCCGGCCCCGGAGAACGCGGGAGAGCACCGTCGCACCCGCGAGCGTGACGGCGACGACGACCAGCAGGTTACTCGGGTCGCCGACGACGCCGACGATGTCGTAGAGGACTGTCACCACCGACCCGACGAGGACGGCGGCCGACAGCAGCGCGAGCGGCCGCGGGCCGAGTGCCCACTCGCCGACGCGCCGGGCGTGGCGTCCGACACGTCCACGTCCGGTGGCCCCGCTCATCCGCGCACCTCCTCGGCCGTCTCTGCCCCGTCCGCCGGGACCGCGAGGACGTGCTGTTTGCCCTCGAAGGTAGCCGTCACACCGGTCGCCCCGGCGTGGACCGTCGCGTCGGCACGCTCCGCGGCGTGGTCGCCCGGGTCGCCGTCGCCGGTGCGTGCGAGCAGTTCGAGCAGTCGGTGACGGTGTCGCTCGCCCCGGTCGGCCGCCAGTTCGCCCGCTGGGCAGGTCAGGCCGACGGCGAGTCCCGCCGACAACGCGGCGTCGGCGACGCTCGCGGCGGCTGAGGCCATCGCGTTACTGTACCCCGATTCGGCACTCGCGGTCAGGTGGAAGTCGCTGTCCGCTCGCTCGCCGACGAACTGCTTGACCACGAGGTCCGACGCGTCCCGCTTCGCGCTCGATTTCCAGTGGACGTCCCTGAGCGGGTCGCCCGGCGCGTACTCGCGGATGCTGTCGAACGTCTGGCGTTCGGCGACCCGACTCCGGTCGAACAGTGCCGCGATGGCACCGTCCTGCCGGAGCGGGCGAACCGGCGGGTACACGACGAGGGTCGCCGTCGCGTCGGGCCGCGTCCGCCGGACGAACAGGCCGAGCACGTCGGTGAGGGTCACTGTCGGCGGCCCGACCGTCCACGCGCCACGCTCCGTGAGGTCCACGTCGTACGCAACCGTGGCCGGGAGTGACACCCGCCGCCCGTGGTCGGCGGTGGTGACGCCTGCCGGAACGCCGTCGTCAATCCGCGCGAGTGTGTCGCCCTCGACGGTAAACTCGACGGTCCGCGTCTCGCCGGGGAAGCCGGGGTCCGGGTCGGTTCGCTCGACGGTCGGTGTCTCGGCGAGGACGAGTTGGCCCGCACCGGCGACGAGCGCGACGATGGCGGGCGCGGCGACGGCGTTCAGGGCACGGGCACCCGATGTCGCGGCCATGCCGATGGCGATGCCGGCGACGAAGGCGACGGCGACGCCGCGGACGGTCGGTCTCATTCCACGCTGACGGTGTCGAGGGCAGCCGCGACTACCTCCGTCCCGGACTGCCCGTCGCGGCCGGTCCTGATACGGTGTGGCATGACCACGGTGGCTTCGGTCTGTACGTCGTCCGGGACGACGTAGCTCCGCCCGGAGAGGACTGCGCGGGCCTGTGCGGCACGCAGGAGGGCGATAGAGCCGCGCGGGCTGACGCCGAGCTGTGCCTCCTCGCGGGTGTACCGTGCCAACCGCGTCACGTACTCACGGATGGGTTCCTCGACGGTGACGGTCGAGACGGCGTCTCGGGCGTCCCGGAGGTCCTCGACCGTCGCAACCGGCGTGAGGTCGTCGACCGGATGCTGGCCGACGATTCTGTCGAGCATCGCCGCCTCGTCGTCGGCGTCGGGGTACCCCAGATGGAGTTTCTTCATGAACCGGTCGAGTTCGGCCATCGGTAACTCGTAGGTCCGGTCGCGTTCGACGGTGTTCTGCGTGGCGACGACGGTGAACGGCGACGGAACGGTGTGTGTCTCGCCGTCGACGGTCACTTGCTCTTCCTCCATCGCCTCCAAGAGCGCGCTCTGGGTCTTGGGCGGCGCGCGGTTGATTTCGTCGCCGAGGACGACGTTCGCGAACACCGGCCCCGGGCGAAAGTCGAACTCCCCCGTCTTCTGGTTGAACACGTTGACGCCGGTGATGTCGGCGGGCAACAGGTCCGGTGTGAACTGGACGCGCTTGAACGACCCGTCGAAGGAGGCGGCGACGGAGCGCGCGAGCATCGTCTTTCCGACGCCGGGCACGTCCTCCAGTAAGACGTGGCCACGGCCGAGTACTGCGGTGAGGATGTGGGCAATTTCGTCGCGGTGGCCGACGATGACTCGCTCTACGTTCTCGACGACCCGGCGGGCCAACGCACCCGCCGCCTCGACACCGTCGTGGTCCTGTCCGGTTACGGATGTATCTGTATCTGTCATGTCTCGCGTCCGGGGAGGGCGGATACCCGTGTACGGCAGTCCCTCCAACAAGTGTCTTGTCCCGTCTCTGTCCGTCCGGCTAGCGCGTCCCGGACCACCCCACCACCGGAGATGCGCTCGGTCACACCCCCTCTACGGGCCGGGATTACCTAATTGTGCGGATTGTGTGGGTTGTTACCAGTCCTTGCAGTCCGGGCAGACGAGTCGACCGTCGCCGTCGTGCCAGCGGCGGTCGGTGTCGGTCCCGCAGGCGTCGCAGGTCACGGCCGACGCCGACCACGCGTAGGTCGTCGTCGCGGGGTCGACGGCGGGGTCCGCACTCTCGACTGTCGCGCCCGGGGCGTCCTCGACCGCGTCGGCCCCGTCGCCGCTGTCCGCGTCGTCGAGAAATTCGTCCAGCGAGGCGTCGTCCATGGTGGTGGTCGGGTGTCGCGGCTCTTAGAGGTGACGGGGAACCACGAGACACAAGTACCGGCGGCCGTAAGCGCGGATATGGTTGACGTCATCGGGAACATCACCGAGATGATTACGCAGTTCACGAACATCGCACTGAGCGACCCACTGAGTGCCGTCTCGCTCGCCTTCGGGTCGCTGTTCATCGCCGTCTCCGTCGGGGCGTTCGCGTATCTGGCCCTCGGTGCCGCCGTCGACCTCGTTACGCCCGAGCGGAGTCGAGAGCCGCCCCAGCGAGCTCGATAGCCTGCTCGATATCCGGGCCGAGCGGCGCGCCCACGACGAAACTGTCGGCGTACTCCAAGACTGCCGCCATCTGCTCTTCTACCGCGTCCGGCGTCCCCGCGATGGAGAACGCCTCCAGCATCTCCGCCGTCACGAGGCCGAACGCCTCGGTGAACTCGCCCGCCTCGATGGCCGACCCGACGGCCTCGGCACGCTCGTGGTCGATATCGTGCCGGTCGAGTACCGGGGGGGCGGCCCCGCCGACGATGAACGCAACCGGCGGGCGGGCGGCCTCCCGGGCCGCCTCGCCGTCCTCGGCGACACTGACGCTCGCGTAGGCGGCGAAGTCGAACTCGCCCCGTTCGGCCGGTCGGTCGGCCAACCCCTGTTCGACTTGGTCGGCCGCCCACTCGAAGTCGCGGGGGTGTGACCCGTTGTAGAGGACGCCGTCGGCGTGTTTCGCGCTCATCCGTATCATGTGTGGCCCTTGGGCACCGACGTACACCGGGACCGTCCCGGGCACGTCGTACTCCAGTTCCGCACCGTCGGCCCGGAAGGTGCCGTCGGCGTCCACCGCCTCGCCGTCCCAGAGGTCCTGTGCGACCTTGAACGACTCCAGCACGCGCCGGAGGGGTTTCTCGCGGTCGACGCCCAACGCCGAGAGCGTCGAGCGGTCGCCCGGCCCGATGCCCATCACGGCGCGCCCGTCGCTGACTTCCTGTATCGTCGCCACTCGGGAGGCGAGCGGAACGGGGTGTGTCTCGTAGGGGTTCGCCGCCGCCGGACCCAGTGCCACGTCGTCGGTAGCCGCGGCGATGCGCGAGAGCGCGACGAAGGGGTCACGGTTGAAGTAGTGACAGGCGGCGAAGACGGTGTCGAAGCCGACCGTCTCGGCCGTCACTGCGAAGTCGGTAACCTCGGCTATCGGATGTTCGGGGGTGAGTTCTATCGCGTTCATGAGTCGTCAGTCCAGTTCCGCAGTGCCTGCCGCACGTAGTCGGTCTCCGGGTCCCGGAAGAGTTCGTCGCTGCCGTCGTGGTCGCCGAACGACCAGTCGCGGACGACTGCCACGGGCGTCCCGCCCGCGCCCTCGCCGGTCACGAGGTTGCCCGCCGCCGCGAGTTCGTCCACCACCGCCTCGACGGTCACGCCGAGTTCCCGGCCGTCCCGGTCGGACTCACCGCGCCAGTCCCTGCTCGCGGGCATCCCGGCCCATCCGAGTGCCACGCCACGCTGGCCGTGGCGGAACGGCCGCCCCGACGTGTCGGTGACGATTACCGGCACGCCCAGTGCCGCGTGGAGTCGCTCGGCACTCGCCGTGGGGTCCTCGGGGAGCAAGAGCAGGTCCGCGTCCGGAACGTTCGAGCGGTCGATGCCCGCGTTCACAGTGATGTGCCCGAACCGCGTGACCGCGAGCAGGAACGGACACTCGAGCAGCAGTTCCTCGCTCTCGTCGAGGACTGCCTGCGCGAACCGCGGGTCCTTGGACTCGCCGGTCGCGTCTTCGATGCGGCGCGCGATGGCACGGGCGCGTTCGCCCGCCGGGAACGCCGTCAGGTCCGCCTGCCGCCCTGCCGCCTTCGAGACGACGGTACTCGCGACGAGCACCACGTCGTCCGGTCGGAGGTCGACCTGCTCGGCGACGAGCGCGCCGACATCGTCGCCCGGCCGAATCTCCGGCAGCCCCGGAACCGCGAAAACCTCCATACCCGCACTGGGCGATGCCTCGGGAAAAACGCCGCGTTACGAGCAAGGACGGCGAACACCGGCAACTTTAGCCGGCACCCGGGCGGGGTCGTCGTGACACTGCTGGCGTTGACGACGACCCACACGGACGCCTCACCTATCAATTTACATACGGCCGGAAGACGACGGCAGTTTTTATTATCGACATATAAAA
This genomic window contains:
- a CDS encoding 5,10-methylenetetrahydromethanopterin reductase, with protein sequence MNAIELTPEHPIAEVTDFAVTAETVGFDTVFAACHYFNRDPFVALSRIAAATDDVALGPAAANPYETHPVPLASRVATIQEVSDGRAVMGIGPGDRSTLSALGVDREKPLRRVLESFKVAQDLWDGEAVDADGTFRADGAELEYDVPGTVPVYVGAQGPHMIRMSAKHADGVLYNGSHPRDFEWAADQVEQGLADRPAERGEFDFAAYASVSVAEDGEAAREAARPPVAFIVGGAAPPVLDRHDIDHERAEAVGSAIEAGEFTEAFGLVTAEMLEAFSIAGTPDAVEEQMAAVLEYADSFVVGAPLGPDIEQAIELAGAALDSARA
- a CDS encoding coenzyme F420-0:L-glutamate ligase; the encoded protein is MEVFAVPGLPEIRPGDDVGALVAEQVDLRPDDVVLVASTVVSKAAGRQADLTAFPAGERARAIARRIEDATGESKDPRFAQAVLDESEELLLECPFLLAVTRFGHITVNAGIDRSNVPDADLLLLPEDPTASAERLHAALGVPVIVTDTSGRPFRHGQRGVALGWAGMPASRDWRGESDRDGRELGVTVEAVVDELAAAGNLVTGEGAGGTPVAVVRDWSFGDHDGSDELFRDPETDYVRQALRNWTDDS
- a CDS encoding AAA family ATPase, with product MTDTDTSVTGQDHDGVEAAGALARRVVENVERVIVGHRDEIAHILTAVLGRGHVLLEDVPGVGKTMLARSVAASFDGSFKRVQFTPDLLPADITGVNVFNQKTGEFDFRPGPVFANVVLGDEINRAPPKTQSALLEAMEEEQVTVDGETHTVPSPFTVVATQNTVERDRTYELPMAELDRFMKKLHLGYPDADDEAAMLDRIVGQHPVDDLTPVATVEDLRDARDAVSTVTVEEPIREYVTRLARYTREEAQLGVSPRGSIALLRAAQARAVLSGRSYVVPDDVQTEATVVMPHRIRTGRDGQSGTEVVAAALDTVSVE
- a CDS encoding DUF58 domain-containing protein; the encoded protein is MRPTVRGVAVAFVAGIAIGMAATSGARALNAVAAPAIVALVAGAGQLVLAETPTVERTDPDPGFPGETRTVEFTVEGDTLARIDDGVPAGVTTADHGRRVSLPATVAYDVDLTERGAWTVGPPTVTLTDVLGLFVRRTRPDATATLVVYPPVRPLRQDGAIAALFDRSRVAERQTFDSIREYAPGDPLRDVHWKSSAKRDASDLVVKQFVGERADSDFHLTASAESGYSNAMASAAASVADAALSAGLAVGLTCPAGELAADRGERHRHRLLELLARTGDGDPGDHAAERADATVHAGATGVTATFEGKQHVLAVPADGAETAEEVRG
- a CDS encoding DUF7573 domain-containing protein; the protein is MDDASLDEFLDDADSGDGADAVEDAPGATVESADPAVDPATTTYAWSASAVTCDACGTDTDRRWHDGDGRLVCPDCKDW